The following nucleotide sequence is from Diospyros lotus cultivar Yz01 chromosome 3, ASM1463336v1, whole genome shotgun sequence.
CCCCCACCAAAACCAAAgccaaagaaaggaagaagggcAAAATTAAGGAGATTAGAAGTGGAGGAGTTGGAGAAATTGGCAAGGACTAGAAGGTTTCCGGATAGGATGTTATGATATGCACAATGTGTGGTGTGAAGGTCCTAATAAGAGATATCATGGAAGCAGCCAACTGATGGTGATGTTGGACAACAAGATAATATCCTTAATGATTTAAATCAAACAGAATCCAATGCATTTTCAGCTCCTAAATCAGTCCCCCTAAGAAGGAAATTGCAAGTTAGTCTAATTTTTATCCCTGTcaaattcatttcatttaatatGCATAATAATTACGTTTGAAATGCAAACAAAAGGGTTAGAAATTGATGCCACATTACTGTTATGAATTTTGTTTCGCAAGTGAAAAAACCTAGAGTGGTAAGGGCATGCAATACTGGTAGGAATTCACAATCAAGAAACTCAAAGACCACCAGTGAACCCAACTCCTCAACCCTACACTTTGAAGTGGATGCGCGATGTAACTCAACTATTCATTTTtacttttcataaaattattgtGTAACCAATGATGATTAACATTtgcgaaaaaaaaatttgctgATTTTTGGTAGTTTGTGACCTGCAAGGGTGTACACAGGTCATAAACAGTGAGTTTTTCCAATTTTAAGTAGTTATACAAAGTTAGGGACAACAAGCACACACACAAAAGTTGATGAAGGTTTACAAAGAAATGGCAGTAGAAAGGTACCTGTTGATTAAATTTTGGACTCAAACATTGCAATTTCACAAGTGAACCCAACTCCTGATCAACAAGAAATTGATTCATCTCAGGTAAAATGTTTAAATGCCACTGCTCTATTTTCCACCTTCGAATATAGAGCCACTATGAGCATTATACCATTTCAATATGAGTTTGCTGAGTTTTTTTGAGTTCTATGAGTTTTTTTGTATTGTCTGAAACATATAATGAGTTTTTTTGTTACTCTTATATACCTGTTTATTGAGCAGGTGATTCATCCAAATATGGAAGCCACATTAGAAAAACCAGTGTTTAATTCAAGAACCAAGGACTCAAGCAGATGTAAATGCCACTGCAGAGGACCAAACTAGCCTTGAAGATCCAATTATTCAGCCAGATGTggaagcaaaaaagaaagaatttacCTACATAATAGCCCCCAAATTACAGACCTCTACCAGACCCAGATATGGACAGAATAATACCTGACTTAATTTCAGACAACTTCCCTAAGAAAAGGAGATTCTAATGAACCAATATTGATAGATAAGGTGCTTTTTTAAACTAATGATGGGGATAAAATTGGATGAACAACCTTTGgtgaagaaaaatgatatgtgACTTTCAAAATTGTAGGTTGAAGCTCTTAGGAGACGTGTAGAGTAGGAGAAGTTACAAACCTGTCAAATTTGCAAAGTTGGATGAAGTTAGCAGATCTAAACCTGTCATCCACAAGAGGCCACTAACAAGGAACATGCATCCCTGAACTAGTTTAGCAGGTCCTAAATGGACAACAAGAGGGGGATCTTCAAAGACaaaacagataaaaaaaatgtagtGGAACAACAGGTTATAATATGGAAGTAGAGGAGATACTAAAGTGAAGATGCAAAAACTTTTTGCTACAATTTGCAATTTtagtagatattttttttatcatactGCCATGAACTTGAGATTGTTGAATTTgagatttattttttggtttctttttaaACTGTAATTAGGGCAAACAGGTTGGAGAAGATATTGAACAGGGGATGGAAGTGCTTTGTTGACAGTGCCTTAGTCATCTTTATGGCAGATAATGGataggaaattattattttttggacACATGTTTATTGAAAGTGTTGAGCATGTGACATGTGGGGACTTATGTCACATGCCATAGCtgtaacattatttatttttgattttggagtCATGGTGTTTTTCTTTAAATCGTATGTTAATGACaatatattaatcaagtaatataatttcagtattttgttaaattcaatTTCGTTACTCTCATTTATTTACACTGTCAATTTTAATTTAGGGATGGACTCCTTAATTATTTTGCTTACATAAACGAGtgcttatttcaaaataatatggtacatattataagaaaaatgattGCAAGtgtttaacataaaataatatgattAAATTCCATAAATAAGGGGTTAAAAAATAAGTACATATAAAGTTCTAATCCAACATCTTAACCTAAACATATTTCCCCCCTTACAAAATTCAAACACACACCCAACACTGAAGTCTACCACCCAGACAACACCATTGCATTGCAGCAATCTAAGTACCCCAAACTGCCTACTATTCTTTATTACAAAAACCAACAAACCAACCCCAAACAGCCTACTATTTTCCAATACACAAGCCAACAAACAAACCCACATAGAAGACTAATATCACGCAAAGCTTAAGCAGCAGCAACTTCCAAACCCCCCTCTAGCAACTTCCTATTTACTCTCTTCCCTGCATCTTCGTTCCTTAGAAGCCTCTCACTCATTGGTGGGTCATACCAACCAAAGAGTCTCAGCGACCCTTCTGGACTTGTGattcacatggcatgaagaattaagatagGAAATGGAAAGAATTTGGGTCATACCAACCAAAATGAGACAATTGCTGAAAATCATCTCCAACAAGCCTCCTTATCTAATCTTGACtttctccaaatttttattGAGTTTCAAATATCTCGTTGGAGAGCAAAAAAATTATTCCCTATTGCATTATCCCAACAGCTCTCTCGCaaatctgaaattgaaagaagaagcCGGTAACAAGCAACAACAGACATTACCAACAGCAACGACAGCGACAATGGAGAAGAATAAGTGTTGCACACAAAAACAGTAACCAGCAACAACGACGAGCAAAACGACAACCAAATTTGATATCAACAACTAATAAAACGTCATCTTCTCCAAGCTAAGTGAAAAAATAGATAGAGAAAGACCAAGCAAAACAATGAGCAccttttttagaaattttttgaaaaaattgtgaaattgtttgaaaatttgtgtatttaattactgatttatatatttaattattaattttatttatatatatttagttattaatttatgtatttaattattaattttatatatatttagaaattacaaataaaataacataaataaaattaaaatttaaaaaataaataaataaaataaaataaaaaataaagagaagaatagTGTATAAGTTGGAACACAGCTTATAAGACGAGTTAAAAATAAagtgatttatttataatataaaaaaaaataagataaaaaaatggaTTGAAGATAACCTAAGTGAATACATTCTTAGTGCTTAGGATTTACTAGtctataatataaattttaacacaaacaaataataaaatgttcTGAAAAATTATTCAAACAGGAACACAAAAAACAGTACAAAACATCATTAGCGAACGACCCATTAGAACACACCATCTAGGGGACTAGACAAAGGACCATCCACACACCACACACTTTGAAGGTCTGCATATGATAGAAATTTGGGTTCTAGAACACACCATAAACAGACTAAAACGCAAACAAAATTTCCACAGCCCAAATTACAGTTACTTTCCAGGCGGGAGCCAAAAGTCTAAATTTCCCATTTCTTCAACTCCATGCCGTCTGGAGGGCTTCCTTCCACCACCTTCGACCCCACTTCTTTCCAGTTTGTTGAGAGCACTGTCCCATTCGATTCAACCTGTAGGAAAATCAGATGAAGAAACAATAATGATAACTTCACAAACGCCATTGTTTCCACATAAAATCTATTTTATGAACTGGTTAAAACATTTCTCTTCCCTaaaatagggatattttggaaCAAATTTTCTCACAGTTTTAGAAACTATCTCACCAAGCACGTTTTCCTAGTTATTTCAGAACCAAACTACAAATATCAGGACCACAGGCCCTAAGTTCCCTGATTTTCATTTTCCCTGAACATGTTATTCTCAACAAGGTTATGTTTCCTCAACTTCTGCGATTTCAGTATGTTTTTAGCAAAGTTAAACGCGAGTCATCAATAATGAATATCCCAATCCAATATGAAGTGATTTTTGGACTTACAAAAGATTTTTTCATGGCTCTTCTTGTGTCCTCGTCAGCATCTTGATATATGTCCCGGAAAAATTTGTTCAAAGCTGCATCTCCATCCAACTTTTCCTCTTTCTCCTGATATGCAAACCAGTAATGAATCCAAACTAAACCATAAAAGTCCAACTATTTAGGGATACGAACTTAGACAAACATGAAAAGACCAAAAGGTTTCAGATATACCTCCTTTTTCATTTGGGCTTCCATTTTATCCCAATCTCTTGTTGGCTTTGAGGAAGGGTATGCAGGCCTTTGAGTAACTACAAAAGGCAGAAGCACCCAATTGGTAGAAAGTTAATGAAAGCATATATATGAAAgagataatttcaaaattaaaatccttaAGACAAATATAATCAGGGTACAAGCATTTGATTTCATAAACCAGCACTGGCTCAATGTACCAAGATAACCAAACTAAAGAAATCATTCTGTTGAATTCATGGCTGCAGCCCATATGCACAATTAAGATGTGCTAACCCCATCATTCAAGTCCAATAGAAACAGAACACAAACCCAAAGCTCCATCCATTTACAGTTTTACGAATGCAAAAAGACTAGATAATACTTAATTTTCTCATGAGATATGATAGCATCTTTGCTTGTGGTCTCTGTTTTTAGTTTTCGTTGTTGTAGAAgcaaaaacaatgaaaaaaattcttaaattagcaaaaacaacatatctttatttattaaactgggatgttttaaataaatctccacaAAATAGTTTATACAACAACACATCAACTGTGTTCTCCCAAGACATTTTGGTTTCAAAACCTGAGAATATCTAATCATAACCAAATTGGATCCAAAACAATGGAAATTGATACAAGTAATAGCAGTTTTCTATACCAGGAGAAACAGTAAAATGCACTAGCAGAATTAAACAGCACTAGCAGAATTAAACAGCAAGGACCaagccacccccccccccccccaaaaaaaaaaaaaaaattatgaaattcttTTCCCACTTAATATAGTATTTCAAGAATTGTTTATAAGAACTACTTTCCTGcctattaaattttgttttgctttgAGCCCCCAGGGGCATAAGCCTGGTGGTTCTGGCGATCCCATTTGGAGCCTACTCTGTCATGGTCAAGTGTTGTTCTAGGATCGAAACCAAGGGCCACCAAATTCCCTGATTTAACTCCTTCACCGTACTTTGGGGCCACTAGATGAGGGCACTCGTGATGAGGcgttacccaaaaaaaaaaaaaatatttgctttGGACCATACtcggaaattttatttttttttaactcgaACCACACCCCCACCCCAAGGCCCCCACACCAAAATTTTTGGGTCCAccttttgagaattttttttttgaagtgaAATAATCATACATTTCAGTGCCATACAAGTTGCCCTAAATGTCATCAACCATGTAAAACAAGCAGCACCAGTTGATTAATCAATAATAGTTGTGTTAATCTCCACTTAGAGCTATGAAGATTCAACTTGTAAGTACAAAAACCTACCCGATGATATATTTACCCTCTGTACAAGAGCATTTTCCTTGTTGAATTCAAGAGAAGTCCACTGTATGGCCTCAGCTTTGGCTAGGCGAATTTCAATCTTTGTAGACAAGACTACAAACGTGCATTTTTCCGGTATTATCTGTTTAAAATGCAACACAAAACAAAGGGAAAGGCTGCTATCAACAGTCAACTCCAACCAATGCATAAAACAGAACTATATTCAAGATCAATTAGACCAGCATTCCAAACAATGATGTATTGCAAATAACTACATGGACATCTTTTCCTCATTTCACTGGTTTTAAATCTGCAAAAGAATACTGTCCTCAACAACTTGTCCAATTGAATATATACCTGATCCAACAGGATCCAAACAAGAACAAATATACAACAACATGACATTTGTGCATTACCTTTCCAAATAAACGAGGCTGAAAATTGTAGGTATCTTGACCAGGAACATCAATGGTGACACTAAGCTGTGAGGCATccaaacaaagaaaagagagggagagaaaaaagaaatggatgCATATAATTAGCACATATTTCTACCAGAAgttcaaacaaacaaattatgATCCACACAGAGTAAATAGATAATCAAACAAATATTGAGTAACGTGAACATACTATTTGTTCACCGTAGTCGACAGAAACATTTTCTGGTAGTACGCCCTTTGCAAATATAGTAACAACCACTTCCTCGGGTTTCTGGTAAAATTCATGCCTGCAGGGAGAATATCACTGGATTAACACTATCCACACCTATAGTACACAATTGTGTCATGCATCATATTGTGAAACCATCCGATTTTTTAATGAGAAACTCGCAGTTTGACAGTTTGACAGTTTGACCTAAGGCATCAAATAAACTGTTGAAGTAAGATGGCTTCCGAGCATCATGAGAATTCCACATAAGCAACTGGAATAATTCAGCATATTCCTATCATGAATTATAAAACTTGCAAACAAAAGGAACAGAAAGTAGCCACTACCTGTATTTTGGTTTGGATGATGGTGCTGCTGGTTGAGCATCTTCTGAAATTTCAACAATTTTGTCTGTCAATTCAACAGGAGGTTTCTCCAATGACTGCCTTGGTAACTCGCCATTTTCCTCTGATTCAGTATCCAAAATCCACCAATCAGATTAAAAAGCCAAATAAGAAGTTGAGTTGCCCTTCACTTTCTTATCTACAATGGTATTCTTATACATCCTTCCTAAACTAATATGTCATACCTATCCAACCAAAACAATCAAAAGTCTCTAAATTTATACACATTGGTTGGACAATCCACCTAAGAGAAGGAAAATAACTGAAGCACATAATTGTCCAAGAGCATAACTATTGAAAATGCTCCATGTTTCATATCACCTTTAGTATTTGATTTTGTATGTTGCAATCAATGACAACATTGGAATCCAAATTTTCCAGCCAACTCAGAGTGGAGAAGTGAATGAGTTAGCCAGATCCTTTTTCTTATTGAGTTGATTTTATTCCCATCAAGATCAAGTTTACCTTACTTAGGTGCAAAGGGATTAAATGGGAAGTAAAAACAAATCCTTATGGCATACAAAGACATGAAaaagggcgagagagagagagagagagagagagaaggggggatGGGGATTTTAGTTGCCCATGCATCACCTTACAACACTAAACTGATGGAGTACCCAAGGATTATCCAATACCTTGATCCAATATCAATTGCTTTACAAAATTACAAGCAAAACAAGAACAAatcagggcattcgagaggccctcaCTCTCCTgaatttcctcccaaaatcagcctgctctctctctctccttctacGCTATATATACCTCTCCCTTGCTCCTCTCTAACCGAATTCCCCTGCACATGCTGATTATTCCCTCAGCATGCGGGATTACAACTCTACCCCCCCTGCACACATGCTAGTTGTTACACCCGCATGTGTTAATTCACTATTCTATCCTTCATGCTTGCTGCTTGTGGCGTCTTTGGTAGGTCCGGTACACTGTTGGCCTATCATTACTAAACATATGGCTTGATTCGGAGGATGGAGACCCAGGTCACATTGGAAATCCCCACATGACATTCATATAACCCAAACATGCATCTAAGTTGTCACAGATATTTGTCAAGGTTTTCCTGCCCAACAAGATAACTAAGAACTTTCTGAACTTGCTTGAGGAAGGTTATATCCAGGTTACTAACCACCAAACACACACATTGTAGGCACATCTAATGCTGATGCCTAATCAAACTTGAAAACAATTCTGAATGGAACTGACATACACTTCAACATTTTAGTATTATCTATTGCTTAATCATATAAATTTTGCTTTTCTCAACTGGTAACAATGCGTGATAGACATGCACACATGGTGAAATGATGACTCATTCAAGCACACATTATCCTCCACTGGAAACAGAACATACCATTGAAACAAGCCAATGCCTAGCAAAAAGCAGAAGGATGTTATCTGTTAACCATCTCTTTTTATTGTTCCTGTGGTTCTGCCTAGACTCCAGCAGGAGGGTTCCAAAGTTTGCTTCAATTCCACAGATTTTGGCTAAATACCATTTAATTGTCCTAATTGATCACCATAAAATTTAGTCACAGGCAAATAAGTACCTGCAATGTGTTCCTCACATTCTTTGATCATCTTAGTGAATCTTGAATCTCCTGGTACTAAAGAAGCACCTGCTTCTAAGGCAGTTTTAGCAGTCTGATACTCTTCCAGCTTGATACAGGCCATGCTGTGTGATAaaaaaagagaagttcagtAAGATAAAGTGTAGAAAGATATTTTAACCAAAAACCCTAGGATTTAAAATATGAATGCAGGGCAATGACATGAATGATGATATCTTCTAGATCAAATAATCTACTTCTACTAGAGAAAGTATGCCCAATTGCCAAGTCAATTCCATAGTGACCACATCATGGCTTACAAAAAACCTGACCAGCATCTGTAATTTACCCTCCACTATATACATTAACAGGTCCATAAGTTCCTCCTAGAAAATGAATAGCTAACAGAGCATGTGCAGATAATCAGCATCCCATCTCAGCATTACAGCAGTGCTTACATCAATCACTAAAAAGAAACTCGTATCAGtctacaaaattaattgaaaatataaatcatcAAAAGAGCAAAAGAGGGACAGTGATGACCAGTAACACCAATCAACATAATTGATAGACAGAAGGGAGTTTCTTAAACTTTTAAAACTCcataattgtaaaaatatacGAATCAACTAAATATTACATTTTGAAGCCTGTAAATTCCCACACCCATACTAGACAAATTTCAACCAGCAGACCCCTGCCAATTGTGATGTGTTCAAAAGTACCTTTTTTACATTTTCTAACCAAATACACTTTAGATACACAAGGGAATACACATGTCAAAGCCTTGGGCAAAAAAGATATCACATATAGGAAATATGGTCTACACGCACATATACTCCTTGAGGTTCTGCCACCAATACATCATATATACTACAAAAAATTGTATATGGTaataaatcaacaaaataaGTTACAAAAAACAAACATTAAAAGATGTCTAATCCAGTAAATGGATACTCACGCTTTACGCAAGTATGCTTTGGCCAAAGAAGGGTCCAATTCAATTGCTCTGTTGGCATCAGCAACAGCCTCTGCTCACAAAATGAAAATCGATATGAATATAATTGTTACAGGTGGAGATAGTCTGATGTCAACTGAATATTCTCAAAAGAACTTCAAAATATAAGGCCGGGCccaaatgcaaaaggaaaaatttCCAAAAGAAAAGTAAGAATGTCAAGCATAAGAAAATAACTAGGTGGCCAAATGTAAAATGTGAATCttccaaaagaaaaattaaaatgacaagaatAAGAAATGAAATCTTAACTCAGAAAGATGTTCAAGAGTTCTCTCATACTACAGGTTAAGAATTACACCAttagcaaaaataaaagaataagtcTCCACCAAGCAATTAAATGACAACGACAGCAAGCCTTAATCTTACTGAGGTTttctatatgaattctagacctccatCCATCTCTATCTATGGTCATATACTCAATAAAGCCAATATATCCAATGTCATATTTTAAGGGTTTCCTACCAAATTCTCTTTGAccttcatctccctcttttgctacaCACTTCCTCAATTTCACCCACTCATCTTCTCACATTTCAACTTCAATTTTCATCTCATCCTCTTTTGTATGGACATGCATCTACCATCACATCCTCGTTTTAGGCATGCTCATTTATTGTACATGTGAGTTCACCCATCACAAGAGCAAAGAAGAAAGGGCCCAATGCAGATCCTTTATGTAATCCAATTATAACTGAAAACCCTCAGTATCTCCTCTACAATTCCTAATGCACATTTTTCATTGAAATACATGTACTTAATAGcctatatataagcatataagCAATCCAGATCCCTTCATGTTATCCAACACCTTTCACAAGACTTTTCTAAGATTTATGTTATATGCTTTTTCCAgtctataaataatatatgcaACTTTCTGCTTA
It contains:
- the LOC127797220 gene encoding protein SGT1 homolog, which produces MASDLEIRAKEAFIDDHFELAVDLYSQAIVVSPNNAELLADRAQANIKLQNFTEAVADANRAIELDPSLAKAYLRKAMACIKLEEYQTAKTALEAGASLVPGDSRFTKMIKECEEHIAEENGELPRQSLEKPPVELTDKIVEISEDAQPAAPSSKPKYRHEFYQKPEEVVVTIFAKGVLPENVSVDYGEQILSVTIDVPGQDTYNFQPRLFGKIIPEKCTFVVLSTKIEIRLAKAEAIQWTSLEFNKENALVQRVNISSVTQRPAYPSSKPTRDWDKMEAQMKKEEKEEKLDGDAALNKFFRDIYQDADEDTRRAMKKSFVESNGTVLSTNWKEVGSKVVEGSPPDGMELKKWEI